The genomic region ACAGATGACGACGTTAAGGATTTTTTAGAAGCAGAAAATGCGGTCGTTCGGTATGTTTATGATAGAGATCTTCATTTCTTTAGCAATGGAACGAAAATGAGGATGAAATAGGAGGATTTTATGGCAGATAAAACATTAAAAGTTTCTAGAGTAGAATTAAAACATCATATCAATTATTTTCAATATGTCTCGCTTTCGCATAAATTGGCTAATGTTTTAATTGAAGATGCTCACAATGGCGATAGGGGGTATGTCGTACGTTCTCTTTATTTCGATGACTATAAAAACAGCGATTTTTATGAAAAATTAGCTGGACTTGAAAACCGTAAAAAAATTCGTCTGCGTGTTTATAGCCCTACCGATAAAAAAGCAAAACTAGAGATAAAACGGAAATATGGCGATAGCCAAGAGAAAAAAACTGTTTTAATCGACAAAGCTGATGCAGAAGAACTTATAAAACAAAATTATGAAGTTCTACGTAAATATGAATCGGAAACGGCTCGCTCAATTTATCATATTATGAAGTTAAATAGAATGAAACCTGTCGTATTAATTGAATACAGAAGGAAAGCTTTTATTCACCCTATGAATAGTATCCGAATAACCTTAGATAATGATATTCGATCAAATGAAATAAACTTTGGATTATTTGATGAGAAGGTTGTCCTCATCCCCACTGATGACTATGATACGAATATTTTAGAAATAAAATATAACAATTTTATATTTAAGTATATTACCGATATTTTTGCACCACTCGATTTAGAACGCCAATCTTATAGTAAGTATATGATTGGTAGAGGATTATTTGAAAGATATATGGGATAAGGAGGAATTATTGAATGAAAGAAGCATTGTATAAATTATTGTATGAGGGGTCCGCAACAATATCACCCTTATTTGTAGTCCAAAATATGGGGGTCGCTTTTGTCTTGGCACTCATATTATGTACGACCTATAAGTTGACCTATAGTGGGGTCTCCTATAGTAAAAAATTTAATACCTCACTTTTAATGATGAGTCTTATTACTACCATGGTCATGAGTATTCTAGGAAGTAGTTTAGCTCTATCACTAGGGATGGTGGGTGCGCTATCCATTGTACGTTTCCGGACAGCTGTAAAGGATCCGCGCGATACTACTTATATTTTCTGGGCTATTTCGATTGGTCTAGGTGCCGGTTCATCTAATTATTTTATCATTATCATTGGCACCATCTTCATTGCAATTATTACGGTTATTGTAGAACTCAGCTTTAAAGGAAAAGACGTTTATTTGGTTATTGTCAGAAGTGATTTAGCTAGTTTAGAAGCTGTACGCTCTTCTTTATTTAAAATCTATAAAGCAGGGAAATTACGAGCAGAAACCATTACAGATGATTACGCAGAAGTAGTTTATCAAGTGATGTTGAAAGATAATCATTCAGTAGCAGACTATGAAAAAATAAAAGAAATTAACGGGGTTTATTTTGTCAACATGGTTTCTAGAGATGGTGAAACATTAGGATGAAACAGACTTTTTACCGAAAAAAAAGAAAAACCTCTTACTTTTTGTTTCTAGGTCTGATAAGTACGTTACTTGTTTTTATTCTCTTTGTTTCTTTAACACCTCCCCTTAATGAAGCAGACGAACCAGGTAAACGCATACCCGATTCCAATGTATCAACCGAAATAAAAGAAAATAATCTCCCTATCATAGTGATTGATACAAAGGGGCAAACAATCGAAGCGAACCTAGAAAAAGAAAAAGTAGAAATTAATGGTTTAGTTCGTGAACTTCGTAAAGCAACAGAAAAATACGAGGCAAATATGAAGCTATATGAACCCAATGCCTCTGGCTATACAGAAATTGGTGAAAATGCCAAACCTTCAGTAGAAACAAACATCACACTAAATATCAGGGGACAGTCTTCGCTTACTTACGATAAAAAGCAATATACGATTCGGCTCGTTGATGAAGACAATGAAAAAAATCCCCAGACTTTACTGGGGATGAAAAAACATGACAAATGGGTTCTAAACGGCATGTATAGCGATAAGAGCCTTATAAGGAACTACTTGGCCTATAAGATAGGCAGAGATACCATGGAGTATTCACCGGATACACGATTTGTGGAAGTGTATTTTAAAGATGGTACTTCAGAATCTCCCTCTGAGAATACGTATATGGGCGTCTATCTTCTAACGGAAAAGATTGAGCGAGGTAAAAATAGAGTTGCGATTGATAAGAATAGTACTGATTATAAAGATATTAGTTTTATTATCTCTCGAGACAAAATTAAACTTGGAGATACAATCTTAAAAAGCGACTGGAATAAATTCGAAGAAGATTACGTGATAGACGGTCATAATAATGTCAGAGCACGAACCGTTTTTACAACAACTTATCCGAGTAAAAATACAATCACTCAAACAGATCAAGAGAGTATCGTGAATTACCTTAATTTATTTGAATATTCACTTAGATCAACCGGGTTTGATGATGTGCGTGGAGGCTACCGCGACTACATTGATACCACTTCATTTATCAATTTTGCAATGATTAATGAAGTGATGAAAAATATAGATGGCGGTGAAGTTAGTACGTATTTTCATAAGGATATCGGTGGCCTCATGAAAGCTGGACCGATATGGGATTTTGATCAAAGTGCAGGCAATACGCCATTAGAAGAAGTGAATGAGCCAACAGGTTTTCGAATGACCAATGTTATCTGGTTCGAACGTTTATTCCAAGATCCTGCATTTGTAAAGCAATACCAACGAATGTACCGACACTATCGAAATACCATCTGGACCAATAAAAACTTCGATGATTTAATAGATGAAGCGGTTCTTGAACTAGGCCCTAGTATCGATCGAAATAGAGAAAAATGGTATCCAGAAGATTCAGCAAAAGATTACCAAAATG from Jeotgalibaca dankookensis harbors:
- a CDS encoding polyphosphate polymerase domain-containing protein, with protein sequence MADKTLKVSRVELKHHINYFQYVSLSHKLANVLIEDAHNGDRGYVVRSLYFDDYKNSDFYEKLAGLENRKKIRLRVYSPTDKKAKLEIKRKYGDSQEKKTVLIDKADAEELIKQNYEVLRKYESETARSIYHIMKLNRMKPVVLIEYRRKAFIHPMNSIRITLDNDIRSNEINFGLFDEKVVLIPTDDYDTNILEIKYNNFIFKYITDIFAPLDLERQSYSKYMIGRGLFERYMG
- a CDS encoding DUF4956 domain-containing protein, with the translated sequence MKEALYKLLYEGSATISPLFVVQNMGVAFVLALILCTTYKLTYSGVSYSKKFNTSLLMMSLITTMVMSILGSSLALSLGMVGALSIVRFRTAVKDPRDTTYIFWAISIGLGAGSSNYFIIIIGTIFIAIITVIVELSFKGKDVYLVIVRSDLASLEAVRSSLFKIYKAGKLRAETITDDYAEVVYQVMLKDNHSVADYEKIKEINGVYFVNMVSRDGETLG
- a CDS encoding CotH kinase family protein encodes the protein MKQTFYRKKRKTSYFLFLGLISTLLVFILFVSLTPPLNEADEPGKRIPDSNVSTEIKENNLPIIVIDTKGQTIEANLEKEKVEINGLVRELRKATEKYEANMKLYEPNASGYTEIGENAKPSVETNITLNIRGQSSLTYDKKQYTIRLVDEDNEKNPQTLLGMKKHDKWVLNGMYSDKSLIRNYLAYKIGRDTMEYSPDTRFVEVYFKDGTSESPSENTYMGVYLLTEKIERGKNRVAIDKNSTDYKDISFIISRDKIKLGDTILKSDWNKFEEDYVIDGHNNVRARTVFTTTYPSKNTITQTDQESIVNYLNLFEYSLRSTGFDDVRGGYRDYIDTTSFINFAMINEVMKNIDGGEVSTYFHKDIGGLMKAGPIWDFDQSAGNTPLEEVNEPTGFRMTNVIWFERLFQDPAFVKQYQRMYRHYRNTIWTNKNFDDLIDEAVLELGPSIDRNREKWYPEDSAKDYQNEIEAMKLFFKERLSWIDQNIHLVSRIKENAVE